In a genomic window of Occallatibacter riparius:
- a CDS encoding putative Ig domain-containing protein, which produces MYSRGSIQFSTGHTTYVFDKVGHTLGFAILTLLILSGCGGGDGSPSSTPPSNLVYPQTSIKATVGVDIAPNAPTVAGTVTSYSVSPSLPPGIAISASTGVISGTPTGANSKTTYTITASNSSGSTSASISIEVVLAPPSNLVYPETSIKATVGVALAPDTPTVAGTVTSYSVSPSLPPGIAISASTGVISGTPTAASTKTTYTITASNSTGSTSASISIEVVLAPPSNLVYPETSIKATVGAAISPNTPTVTGTVTNYSVSPSLPAGIAISASTGVISGTPTAASSKTTYTITASNSSGSTSASISIEVVLAPPSNLVYPETSIKATVGAAISPNTPTVKGTVSSYSVSPALPAGIAISASTGVISGTPIAPSPKTTYTITASNSSGSTTASLSIEVVLAPPSNLVYAETSVKATVGFAIQGVVPTVIGTVTGYSVSPSLPAGIGIDSKTGVIFGTPTAESPKATYTVTASNSSGSTTASISIEVLLVPPSNLVYFQTSILATVGVAIAPETPSVTGTVTKYAVAPALPPGIVINTSTGVISGSPTVSSSKTTYTITASNSGGSTTASISIEVSGSAPPSHLVYPHTSINATIGMAITPDSPAVVGTVTNFSVLPALPTGIVMDSSTGVISGTPTAASGLTTYTVTAANDGGSTYALIDIVVFSTPTTAILDLGHGRDDGVQFIRVAANRLLTSDGKRWILWDYSATTMIASGYGTCCWVDGQPPHIIHSDIQLAGPLVAVPNYSGTKRIVQLFSSVDGSLLGILPSPGWFRVAPDGSYVSTGSSSGLAVWSPSGALMFSRSGNYATANVFAAPGQVEVALGPAGDSVIETISVPDGTSSVSPSFIGTFHSWFLDGGRFLTTDGHDVRVYSNGAVLQGLTWLYSVDSLTGQGNWLWVVDHELGNDAVLIYPIGSSNGSASAAYDVPWQGKVISDGSVIIIFPHYGADQIQLVDLSGARPTETTYPLPATVSGGASSISAFGASSASQWILGTNYGVVLDGTNASTKPRYFGYGAALSVAGSPNRMAVATSIGKILTFDQTGEPEGSIDYGGEKVALSSDGSIMAALAGTSAHERSLNIYSLPALTTLYTIPYSTYSIDFSLAASGQDLALLLATAGEYSREETDISGFPVLWSDHGTTALALSPDGTRIAAPNVSVDPCGDGWWPTPTTDIYANGVLSGSFSGISVGWIDNDHLLAVDFGQVGDRVQITQTSIYDSTGKAITSFPLSSIPPLLSDNAAIDSANNIVYELWGNTIYSLTDGSPVWQGPDRHNQYPSPGSIAGPNAMYEYANRIYVSTINRGAPGPFRTHTGIRTVDIKPRCLVRMVGRPGRE; this is translated from the coding sequence ATGTACTCGAGAGGCTCGATCCAATTCTCGACCGGCCACACAACATACGTTTTCGACAAGGTAGGGCATACACTCGGATTTGCCATCCTTACCCTTTTGATTCTCAGTGGATGCGGCGGAGGTGATGGGAGTCCTTCATCGACTCCGCCATCGAACCTAGTCTATCCTCAGACCTCGATCAAGGCCACGGTCGGCGTCGACATTGCCCCCAACGCGCCCACCGTCGCAGGGACAGTGACCAGCTACTCGGTTTCCCCTTCTTTGCCCCCAGGCATTGCGATCAGCGCCTCGACGGGTGTTATTTCCGGGACGCCCACTGGAGCGAACTCGAAGACCACCTACACGATCACCGCGAGCAATTCCTCCGGCTCCACCAGCGCCTCGATTTCCATCGAAGTCGTTCTGGCGCCTCCTTCGAACCTCGTTTATCCCGAAACCTCGATCAAGGCCACGGTTGGCGTCGCCCTTGCGCCTGACACGCCCACCGTCGCAGGGACAGTGACCAGCTACTCGGTTTCCCCTTCTTTGCCCCCAGGCATTGCGATCAGCGCCTCGACGGGTGTTATTTCCGGGACACCCACGGCAGCGAGCACGAAGACCACCTACACGATCACCGCGAGCAATTCCACTGGTTCCACCAGTGCTTCGATTTCGATCGAAGTCGTCCTGGCGCCGCCTTCGAACCTGGTTTATCCCGAAACCTCGATCAAGGCCACGGTTGGCGCCGCCATCTCCCCCAACACGCCCACCGTCACGGGGACCGTGACCAACTACTCGGTTTCGCCTTCATTGCCCGCCGGCATTGCGATCAGCGCCTCGACCGGGGTTATTTCCGGGACGCCCACTGCAGCGAGTTCGAAGACCACCTACACGATCACCGCGAGCAATTCTTCCGGTTCCACCAGCGCCTCGATTTCCATCGAGGTCGTTCTGGCGCCTCCCTCGAACCTGGTTTATCCCGAAACCTCGATCAAGGCCACGGTTGGCGCCGCCATCTCCCCCAATACGCCGACAGTAAAGGGAACAGTAAGCAGCTATTCGGTTTCGCCTGCGTTACCTGCCGGCATTGCGATCAGCGCCTCGACCGGGGTTATTTCCGGGACGCCCATAGCGCCGAGCCCGAAGACTACCTACACGATCACCGCGAGCAATTCCTCCGGCTCAACCACGGCTTCGCTCTCCATCGAAGTCGTCCTGGCGCCGCCTTCGAACCTGGTTTATGCCGAAACCTCCGTCAAGGCCACCGTAGGCTTCGCTATTCAAGGCGTTGTTCCTACGGTCATCGGAACTGTAACTGGTTATTCCGTTTCGCCGTCCCTTCCCGCCGGCATTGGCATCGACTCCAAAACCGGTGTCATCTTCGGAACGCCTACGGCCGAGAGTCCTAAGGCGACTTACACAGTCACAGCAAGCAATTCCAGCGGTTCCACTACCGCTTCGATCTCCATTGAGGTTCTGCTGGTTCCTCCATCGAACCTCGTTTACTTCCAGACTTCAATCCTGGCCACGGTTGGAGTCGCCATAGCTCCCGAGACCCCCAGCGTGACGGGGACCGTAACCAAATATGCGGTTGCTCCCGCATTGCCGCCGGGCATAGTGATCAACACTTCGACCGGCGTCATTTCCGGATCGCCCACGGTGTCGAGCTCAAAGACCACTTACACAATCACTGCCAGCAACTCCGGCGGTTCCACTACCGCCTCTATCTCCATCGAGGTGAGTGGATCTGCTCCGCCTTCGCACCTCGTCTATCCCCACACCTCGATCAATGCCACCATCGGCATGGCTATTACTCCCGACTCTCCCGCCGTCGTCGGGACAGTAACGAACTTCTCCGTCTTGCCTGCGCTTCCCACCGGCATCGTGATGGACTCCTCTACAGGCGTGATCTCTGGAACCCCGACTGCTGCGAGCGGGCTGACAACCTACACGGTTACCGCTGCCAACGATGGCGGTTCAACCTATGCCCTCATCGATATCGTCGTCTTCAGTACACCCACCACCGCAATTCTCGACCTGGGACACGGACGCGATGACGGAGTCCAATTCATTCGAGTTGCCGCAAATCGTCTCCTCACATCTGATGGGAAGCGCTGGATCTTGTGGGATTACAGCGCCACAACGATGATTGCATCGGGATACGGCACATGTTGCTGGGTGGATGGGCAGCCGCCGCATATTATTCATTCCGATATTCAACTCGCTGGCCCGCTCGTCGCTGTCCCTAATTATTCGGGCACCAAAAGGATCGTACAACTCTTTTCCTCAGTTGATGGCAGCTTGCTGGGAATCTTGCCATCTCCCGGATGGTTCCGCGTCGCTCCGGACGGAAGCTATGTCAGCACCGGCTCATCGTCTGGCCTCGCAGTCTGGTCGCCGTCAGGCGCGCTCATGTTCAGTCGCTCCGGGAACTATGCCACAGCAAACGTCTTCGCTGCTCCCGGTCAGGTGGAAGTGGCCCTCGGACCTGCCGGCGACTCTGTCATCGAAACGATTTCAGTCCCCGACGGGACGTCGTCGGTAAGCCCGTCCTTCATTGGAACCTTCCATTCCTGGTTCCTTGATGGCGGCAGGTTCCTCACTACTGACGGCCACGATGTGCGGGTTTACAGCAACGGCGCTGTTCTGCAGGGTCTCACATGGTTGTACTCAGTGGATTCCTTGACCGGCCAAGGCAACTGGCTCTGGGTTGTGGATCACGAGCTGGGTAACGACGCGGTCTTGATTTATCCCATCGGCAGTAGTAATGGTTCAGCGTCTGCCGCCTATGACGTACCCTGGCAAGGTAAGGTTATTTCGGACGGATCGGTGATAATCATCTTCCCGCACTATGGCGCGGATCAAATTCAATTGGTTGACCTGTCAGGTGCCAGGCCAACGGAGACCACCTATCCTCTGCCGGCCACAGTCAGCGGGGGCGCCAGTTCCATTTCAGCATTTGGCGCCAGTTCCGCTTCCCAATGGATACTGGGCACAAATTATGGCGTAGTTCTTGACGGCACGAACGCATCTACCAAGCCGCGTTACTTCGGCTATGGCGCCGCGTTAAGCGTCGCTGGCTCGCCCAACAGGATGGCAGTTGCCACCTCGATCGGGAAGATTCTTACTTTTGACCAGACAGGCGAGCCTGAGGGTAGCATCGATTACGGGGGTGAGAAGGTCGCGCTTTCATCCGACGGCAGTATCATGGCAGCGTTGGCAGGCACGTCCGCCCACGAGCGATCGCTCAATATCTATTCGCTGCCCGCGTTGACTACGCTTTACACGATTCCTTATTCCACCTATTCGATTGATTTCTCACTTGCAGCCTCCGGTCAGGATCTTGCGTTGCTGCTTGCGACGGCTGGGGAATATTCTCGCGAGGAAACAGACATCTCCGGCTTTCCGGTTCTTTGGTCCGACCATGGTACCACTGCGCTCGCGCTTTCGCCGGATGGAACCAGGATTGCTGCTCCGAACGTTTCAGTTGACCCCTGTGGGGACGGGTGGTGGCCCACTCCCACAACGGATATATATGCGAACGGGGTCCTATCCGGCTCTTTCTCCGGAATCTCGGTGGGTTGGATCGACAATGACCACCTGCTGGCGGTTGACTTCGGACAGGTCGGAGACCGTGTGCAGATCACCCAAACTTCCATCTATGATTCGACGGGGAAGGCCATCACTTCATTTCCACTCTCTTCTATTCCACCGCTGTTGTCGGACAACGCTGCCATCGATTCGGCCAACAACATCGTCTACGAACTCTGGGGCAACACCATTTACTCACTCACAGATGGCTCGCCGGTCTGGCAGGGACCTGATAGACATAATCAGTACCCAAGCCCTGGCTCCATCGCGGGTCCGAATGCAATGTACGAGTACGCGAACCGCATTTACGTGTCCACTATTAACCGGGGCGCTCCAGGACCTTTTCGGACCCACACAGGAATTAGAACTGTGGACATAAAGCCGCGGTGCCTTGTCCGGATGGTGGGCAGACCGGGTCGGGAATGA
- a CDS encoding DUF1844 domain-containing protein, translating to MTDTPKFEVIDRRKYKADEEERESASQSAQPEPPTPPADAPKAPPASEKTAGPRLVTSEPAEQTSPAAAPDDDEFAGAGPQMPPPPSPEESQEQKTAYDGASQRLEDIVRAQNPGAGPQPPVTLEHLIQQLYLSSMIQMGAGTQEGQRPRVDILGAKQTIDLLGILQEKTKGNLSDSEARMLDTVLFEARMAFLELTSMISMPGVGTPPPPPPKR from the coding sequence ATGACCGACACCCCCAAATTCGAAGTGATCGATCGCCGCAAGTACAAGGCCGACGAAGAAGAGCGCGAATCCGCGTCCCAATCCGCCCAGCCTGAACCCCCCACCCCCCCAGCAGATGCCCCCAAGGCTCCCCCTGCTTCCGAAAAGACCGCAGGCCCCCGCCTCGTCACCTCCGAGCCGGCAGAGCAGACCTCTCCGGCCGCCGCCCCCGATGACGATGAGTTCGCCGGAGCCGGTCCGCAGATGCCCCCACCCCCCTCCCCCGAGGAGAGCCAGGAGCAGAAGACCGCCTATGACGGCGCCTCCCAGCGCCTCGAAGACATTGTCCGCGCCCAGAACCCCGGCGCAGGCCCCCAGCCCCCCGTCACCCTCGAGCACCTGATCCAGCAGCTCTACCTGTCCTCCATGATCCAGATGGGTGCAGGCACTCAGGAGGGGCAGCGCCCCCGCGTCGACATCCTCGGCGCCAAGCAGACCATCGACCTCCTTGGCATTCTCCAGGAGAAGACGAAGGGCAATCTGTCTGATTCTGAAGCTCGTATGCTCGACACCGTCCTCTTTGAAGCCCGCATGGCCTTCCTTGAGCTCACCAGCATGATCTCCATGCCCGGCGTGGGCACCCCCCCACCCCCTCCGCCCAAGCGCTGA
- a CDS encoding YdeI/OmpD-associated family protein, translated as MQVPFAKKWQKETDKLRKIALDCDLTEELKWSKPCFTYQNKNVAIIIPLKESCALSFFKGALLKDPKGILQKIGEHSQAGRWIKFTSVKEITALQTTLRDYLYEAMQAEESGEKVKLKKPAEYAVPEELQTLLDKNPTLKAAFEALTPGRRKSYFFHITGAKQEKTRVSRAEKCIPLILAGRGFLERPPE; from the coding sequence ATGCAAGTCCCTTTCGCGAAAAAGTGGCAGAAGGAAACCGACAAGCTCCGCAAGATCGCTCTCGACTGCGACCTCACCGAAGAGCTGAAGTGGAGCAAGCCCTGCTTCACCTACCAGAACAAGAACGTCGCCATCATCATTCCGCTCAAGGAGTCGTGCGCGCTCTCGTTCTTTAAAGGCGCTCTGCTCAAGGACCCGAAGGGCATCCTTCAGAAGATCGGTGAGCACTCCCAGGCCGGCCGCTGGATCAAGTTCACCTCGGTCAAGGAGATCACAGCCCTCCAGACCACCCTGCGCGATTACCTCTACGAGGCGATGCAAGCCGAGGAGTCAGGTGAGAAGGTCAAGCTCAAGAAGCCCGCCGAGTACGCGGTACCGGAAGAACTCCAGACCCTCCTCGACAAGAACCCGACGCTGAAAGCCGCCTTCGAAGCTCTCACCCCCGGCCGCCGCAAGTCCTACTTCTTCCACATCACCGGCGCCAAGCAGGAAAAGACCCGCGTCTCCCGCGCCGAAAAATGCATCCCCCTGATCCTGGCCGGCCGTGGCTTCCTCGAACGGCCGCCCGAGTGA
- a CDS encoding amino acid permease: MRESEEPGQALKKTLGPWSLTALGIGAVIGSGIFTVIGTAMAGQHFDEPSIANTPLIHWLVYHSGLPGRPGAGPALAISLVFVAIVCAFTGLCYAELSSMIPIAGSSYTYTYVTMGELVAWIIGWDLILEYAFSNMSVSVGFAAHVLDLLDWFGVHPSLRWISPAYLPTGLQDMAGNNLYDPGWHFGFNVPAFLIVMILTVILVRGIRESARTNNILVLVKMIAILAFIFAAATFVKPHNWHPFMPNGWSGVLTGGSIIFFTYIGFDSVSTAAEECKNAQRDMPIGILATLAACTVLYGGVAIVLSGIIPWQSVMGDAAPVVNSLKRLTISTGSPLLHWVRLVVLIGAMLGMISSILVFQLGQARVWFAMSRDRLLPRVFGVLHPQFRTPAFATWVAGFVVGIPAGLLDIGTVSNLSNIGTLFAFVLVSIGVLVLRHREPNRQRGFRAPFGPLFPVLSIVFCILLMMGLEVLTWMTFFIWLAVGLVIYFLYSRHRSEFARAR; encoded by the coding sequence ATCCGCGAGTCGGAAGAGCCCGGCCAGGCGCTGAAGAAGACTCTCGGGCCCTGGTCGCTTACTGCTCTGGGCATAGGCGCCGTCATCGGCTCCGGCATCTTCACCGTGATCGGCACGGCCATGGCCGGTCAGCACTTCGACGAGCCCTCGATTGCCAACACGCCGCTGATCCACTGGCTGGTTTACCACTCAGGCCTGCCTGGCCGTCCCGGTGCCGGACCTGCCCTTGCCATCTCGCTGGTGTTCGTCGCGATTGTCTGCGCGTTCACGGGGCTCTGCTATGCCGAGCTCTCGTCGATGATTCCGATCGCCGGGTCGTCATACACCTACACCTACGTGACGATGGGTGAGCTGGTCGCCTGGATCATCGGGTGGGACCTGATCCTCGAGTACGCCTTTTCGAACATGAGCGTCTCGGTTGGGTTTGCTGCGCATGTGCTCGACCTGCTCGATTGGTTCGGCGTCCATCCATCGCTCCGATGGATCTCGCCCGCTTACCTGCCCACCGGCCTGCAGGATATGGCCGGCAACAATCTCTACGATCCTGGCTGGCATTTCGGCTTCAACGTTCCGGCGTTTCTGATCGTGATGATCCTTACAGTCATCCTGGTCCGCGGCATCCGCGAGTCGGCGCGCACCAACAACATCCTGGTGCTGGTCAAGATGATCGCCATTCTCGCGTTCATCTTTGCCGCTGCCACGTTCGTTAAGCCGCACAACTGGCATCCCTTCATGCCAAACGGCTGGAGCGGCGTGCTCACGGGCGGCTCCATCATCTTCTTCACGTATATCGGCTTCGACTCGGTCTCCACCGCGGCTGAAGAGTGCAAAAACGCCCAGCGCGACATGCCCATTGGGATTCTCGCCACGCTGGCCGCCTGCACGGTTTTGTATGGCGGAGTCGCCATCGTCCTATCCGGAATCATTCCGTGGCAGTCGGTGATGGGAGACGCCGCGCCGGTCGTCAACTCGCTCAAGAGGCTCACCATCTCTACCGGATCGCCGCTGCTGCATTGGGTAAGGCTGGTTGTGCTGATCGGCGCCATGCTGGGCATGATCTCGTCGATCCTCGTGTTCCAGCTCGGCCAGGCTCGCGTGTGGTTCGCCATGTCACGCGACCGGCTGCTGCCTCGTGTCTTCGGCGTGCTTCATCCGCAGTTCCGGACGCCGGCGTTTGCTACCTGGGTCGCCGGATTCGTCGTCGGCATTCCCGCCGGCCTGCTCGACATCGGCACAGTGTCGAATCTGTCTAACATCGGTACGCTGTTCGCGTTTGTGCTGGTCTCGATCGGTGTGCTGGTGTTGCGCCATCGGGAGCCTAACCGCCAGCGCGGGTTCCGCGCGCCTTTTGGGCCGCTGTTCCCGGTGCTCAGCATTGTCTTCTGTATCCTGCTGATGATGGGTCTGGAAGTCCTGACCTGGATGACCTTCTTCATCTGGCTCGCGGTTGGCCTGGTGATCTACTTCCTTTACAGCCGCCACCGCAGCGAGTTTGCACGGGCACGATAA
- a CDS encoding bifunctional riboflavin kinase/FAD synthetase, with translation MIPVYRGLRSLPPDFGPAVAAIGNFDGVHLGHREILSAVVAEARQREMKAVAITFDPHPEQFLRPDHAPGLLTPMDHRIRLLSETGIDAVVILLFDEALARLTARQFVEWVLGDALGIAGLHEGGNFRFGNKAEAGVLELADFGRELGFRLTVHPAVHTHGLEVSSSAIREMVSAGDMRRARWMLGRPFSIVSTQKRDRGVGSQLLVPTINFAAYEGLVPAYGIYVTQLRIGQNRRPARCFQAVTSLGMRPTFEGAGFSIETHILNFEPVEMDETTPLELEFLVRLRDEEKFDSTEALKVQIMKDIARAQRYFRRATP, from the coding sequence ATGATCCCCGTCTACCGCGGCCTCCGGTCGCTCCCGCCAGACTTCGGCCCCGCCGTCGCCGCCATCGGTAACTTCGACGGCGTCCACCTAGGCCACCGCGAGATCCTCTCCGCCGTCGTCGCCGAAGCGCGGCAGCGCGAGATGAAGGCCGTCGCCATCACCTTCGATCCCCACCCCGAGCAGTTCTTGCGTCCCGATCACGCGCCCGGGCTGCTCACTCCAATGGATCACCGTATCCGACTGCTCTCTGAAACTGGCATCGATGCCGTCGTGATCCTGCTGTTCGATGAAGCTCTGGCCCGCCTCACCGCCCGCCAGTTCGTCGAGTGGGTTCTGGGCGACGCCCTCGGCATCGCCGGCCTGCATGAGGGCGGCAACTTCCGCTTCGGGAACAAGGCCGAAGCTGGCGTGCTTGAACTGGCCGATTTCGGCCGCGAGTTGGGCTTCCGTCTCACCGTCCACCCCGCGGTGCATACCCACGGCCTCGAGGTCTCCAGCTCCGCCATCCGCGAGATGGTCTCCGCCGGCGACATGCGCCGCGCGCGCTGGATGCTCGGCCGCCCCTTCTCCATCGTCAGCACCCAGAAGCGCGACCGCGGCGTCGGCAGCCAGCTTCTGGTCCCCACCATCAACTTCGCCGCATACGAAGGCCTCGTCCCCGCCTACGGCATCTACGTCACCCAGCTCCGGATCGGCCAGAATAGGCGACCCGCCCGCTGCTTCCAGGCCGTCACCAGCCTGGGCATGCGGCCCACGTTTGAAGGCGCCGGCTTCTCCATCGAGACGCACATCCTCAACTTCGAGCCGGTGGAGATGGACGAAACAACGCCCCTCGAACTTGAGTTCCTGGTGCGTCTGCGGGATGAGGAGAAGTTCGATTCGACGGAGGCACTGAAGGTGCAAATCATGAAGGACATCGCCCGCGCCCAGCGCTACTTCCGCCGCGCTACCCCCTGA
- a CDS encoding outer membrane protein assembly factor BamB family protein has product MNDDSNHSSLERSEDGRYSFSGDWLAAVALRFGALVLVLLGAALLFASDTATFRGNAAHTGVYNAPGFLQLSGVKWTFHAGGQLIASPAVDGDTIYVPSTGGKLFAVDRASGAKKWELDLKARLTSSPAVADGLVYLNAFDGNFYAVDAAAGKVKWQFKTGGEQRFSGRHLHGMQPASETMPDPWDCWLSSPVIWNGAVYFGSGDHNVYALDAATGALKWKFQTGDVVHASPAVNNGVLFIGSWDSNFYALDAATGKERWRFKTGEDPDVHNQQGIQSSAAVADGMVFFGCRDSHMYALDEKTGEKKWAFSTKGSWVLNSPAVSKGKVFFGTSDTGLLYAADEKTGAIDYAVGFGGWPVYSSPAIAGNAMYVGSTEGKLAAIDAPSGRVAWSFETEAYKQNGAGIKSYFAPFTTDFYDDVIAAYNKLLTMGPILASPVVVDNVVYVASVDGNLYALN; this is encoded by the coding sequence ATGAACGACGATAGCAATCATTCATCTCTCGAAAGGTCAGAAGACGGGCGATACTCATTCTCTGGGGACTGGCTGGCGGCGGTGGCGCTGCGCTTTGGCGCTCTCGTGCTGGTTCTGCTTGGGGCGGCACTGTTGTTCGCGTCGGACACTGCGACCTTCCGCGGCAACGCAGCCCATACCGGCGTCTACAACGCGCCGGGGTTTCTGCAGTTGAGCGGGGTGAAATGGACGTTTCATGCCGGCGGCCAGCTTATCGCCTCGCCGGCGGTGGACGGGGACACCATCTACGTCCCCAGCACGGGTGGCAAGCTCTTCGCGGTCGACCGGGCCTCGGGCGCGAAGAAGTGGGAACTGGACCTGAAGGCGCGCCTGACCTCGTCGCCGGCGGTAGCGGACGGGCTTGTCTACCTGAACGCGTTCGATGGCAACTTCTACGCGGTCGATGCGGCGGCCGGCAAAGTGAAATGGCAATTCAAGACAGGAGGGGAGCAGCGTTTCAGTGGCAGGCATTTGCACGGTATGCAGCCGGCGAGTGAAACCATGCCAGACCCCTGGGACTGCTGGCTCTCCTCCCCCGTGATCTGGAACGGCGCGGTGTACTTCGGCTCAGGCGACCACAACGTGTATGCGCTCGATGCAGCGACTGGCGCGCTGAAGTGGAAGTTCCAGACCGGCGACGTGGTGCATGCCTCGCCCGCCGTCAATAACGGCGTGCTGTTCATCGGGAGCTGGGACAGCAACTTCTACGCTCTGGACGCGGCCACCGGCAAGGAGCGCTGGCGGTTCAAAACCGGCGAGGACCCGGACGTCCACAATCAGCAGGGGATCCAGTCATCGGCCGCGGTGGCGGACGGGATGGTGTTCTTCGGCTGCCGCGACTCCCATATGTACGCGTTGGACGAAAAGACCGGCGAGAAGAAGTGGGCCTTCAGCACAAAGGGATCCTGGGTGCTGAATTCGCCGGCGGTGAGCAAGGGCAAGGTGTTCTTCGGCACATCCGACACCGGCCTGCTGTATGCCGCCGACGAGAAGACCGGCGCCATTGACTATGCCGTTGGCTTCGGCGGCTGGCCGGTGTACTCGTCCCCGGCAATCGCCGGCAACGCAATGTATGTGGGATCGACCGAAGGGAAGCTGGCCGCCATTGACGCGCCGAGCGGGCGCGTGGCGTGGTCGTTCGAGACCGAGGCGTACAAGCAGAATGGGGCCGGCATCAAGAGCTACTTTGCGCCTTTCACTACAGATTTCTATGACGACGTGATTGCGGCGTATAACAAGCTGCTGACGATGGGGCCGATTCTGGCCTCGCCGGTGGTAGTGGACAACGTGGTCTATGTGGCAAGCGTGGACGGGAACCTCTACGCGCTGAACTAA
- a CDS encoding MBL fold metallo-hydrolase, translating into MNGTLTFLGTGTSMGVPTIGCPCSVCTSSNPRDRRLRPSVMIRWNEIQPESGVAPRHRAVVIDTGPDFREQALRTGLAHVDAVFYTHGHVDHILGLDDLRPLSFIAHRAGGLIPLYASPHTAEILERVYDYTFSPNATYATRARVEIRPLADRTTIHGVEFLRIPVLHGDMEVAGFRFGNAAYLTDVSEIPESSFELLEGVETLVLPALRHKPHPSHATVAQAVGWAERIGARQTFLTHIAHELGHDETNSMLPESVRMAWDGLELPVTLRRAGEAA; encoded by the coding sequence ATGAACGGAACCCTCACCTTTCTCGGCACCGGCACCTCCATGGGCGTCCCGACGATCGGCTGTCCCTGTTCCGTCTGCACCTCGTCGAATCCCCGCGACCGTCGCCTCCGCCCCTCCGTCATGATCCGCTGGAACGAAATCCAGCCTGAGTCTGGCGTCGCCCCGCGCCACCGTGCCGTGGTCATCGATACCGGCCCCGACTTCCGCGAACAGGCCCTGCGCACTGGCCTCGCCCACGTCGACGCCGTCTTCTACACCCACGGCCACGTCGATCACATCCTCGGCCTCGATGACCTCCGGCCGCTGAGCTTCATCGCCCATCGCGCCGGCGGCCTTATCCCCCTCTACGCCTCGCCCCACACCGCCGAGATCCTCGAGCGCGTCTACGACTACACCTTCTCGCCCAACGCCACTTACGCCACCCGCGCCCGCGTTGAGATCCGCCCCCTCGCCGACCGCACCACCATCCACGGCGTCGAGTTCCTCCGCATACCCGTCCTCCACGGCGATATGGAAGTCGCCGGCTTCCGCTTCGGCAATGCCGCCTACCTGACAGATGTTAGCGAAATACCCGAGTCCAGCTTCGAGCTCCTCGAAGGCGTCGAGACCCTCGTGCTCCCGGCGCTACGCCATAAGCCGCACCCCAGCCACGCCACCGTCGCGCAGGCTGTTGGCTGGGCTGAACGCATCGGCGCGCGCCAGACCTTCCTTACCCACATCGCCCACGAACTGGGCCACGACGAAACGAACAGCATGCTTCCTGAAAGCGTCCGCATGGCCTGGGACGGCCTTGAGCTACCCGTTACGCTCCGCAGAGCAGGAGAGGCCGCATGA